The following nucleotide sequence is from Arvicola amphibius chromosome 1, mArvAmp1.2, whole genome shotgun sequence.
GAATTAGTAAACTGACCGAGATACTTGAAATAACTTTATGTAGCAGAAACTTTGTCTCCCTCCTTACACTTCTAAGTGTTCTAACCTATAACTCAACCCTAAGTTTCTTCcaatttttcaggtttttatttaGCAAATATTCTCTGAACAGTTGGAGCAGGCACTCTTGCAGACAGAGTGATGTATTACTGAATAAAATAGATGCGCTGGCTGTGTAACTACAGCAGCTTGAAGGTGACTAATGCATATAAGCAGTGCTGTAATGGAAACCTAGCATGATGACTGTCCACCTAGTCCAGATTATGTCTCAGCTGGCTGGGCAATGCCTAAGATTTTGGAGGAATCAGTGTGACTATAAGGGGGAAAgaataggagaaagaaaacaactaaATTGTGAAGCCTTAGAGATGAGAAACAGCATAGAGCTTTCCACATGGAGTTCCCTGTTGACCAGGCCTTTGTGGTCATTTCTTCACACAGCATTGaagctttataaaaatgaaatcttaccAGATTGCTGGACTCTTCCCATGGCTTCCTGTCtccttcaaaattgaagtcatgGCCATGTGATCCTGTATGACTTCTGCTACATTTCTGCTCTTACCTCTTCTGGTGTTACTCTACTTCAAGCAATTTTATATGGTGGTCCTTCTGTAGGAACCATTCCATCTAGAGCCTTCTCCAGTACATCTGTTTGATTGTTCTCAATCTCACCTTGCTCAGAATCCTATTAATAAATAGCAGTCCTACACCTGGGTGTGGTTCTCAAcagctgtaatcctagtactaagACAGGAGATCACAAGttggaggtcagtctgggctagtTAGTAATTTCCAGATTAGCCTTTTCTAGGTAGTaagtctgtgttttaaaaaataaataaaaagatgtatgtgaatatgtgaacACATGTGCGTGACCTGCTCAGCCCAAGCTCCATTGTTCTATAAACTTGTTTGCAGTGCCCTTCCTAGGCAGCACTTTTGTCGTTGGCGGGAGCATTGTACAGCTCGGGTTGTTTTACTTTTACTGAGCACCATGAGAATGGGCATTTTGCgtgacttttcttcttttccttttttctttttgtgctgcCATTCTGCCATGTTGCTTTGTACATTATGAGCACTCAGTACATGATTATTTCTCCAGAGGAGGCTATGGATATGGtgttttatccattcatctttaTATTTCCCCCAGACAAGTAAATATGAGGATTGACCTTGTTAGGTTTTTGGTATACTTTTAagctggtattttttttcctccatgatTCCTTTCCAAAGgcttaatttttcagtttttgaggaaaaagaaagacgTGTCTTCTTGGCCTTATTTCTTATTGGATTTTAAGTTAATCATGCATTCTGTGCTGGCCTTGTCCTTAAACAATTTCTGAAtcatttaagttttttatttgtgAAAACTCACTATTATATCTGtgataactatattttaataaaaaaatactgaaaagttGTTTTATAGCCATTGGATTTCCTAGTTTTTTCTATATTGTTATTTGTAGTTTCTTTATCTAGTCTTAGTATAATGTCGGCACAGATTGAACTCTTGTACATTTCAGCAGTTTAAAGTAGTAGATAAGTCATTATTCAGTTCTCATTCATAACACATCCTTGCATTGGTTTTGATTTCCCAAAGTGCCAGCCTTGGGAAAACAATCATGGATGAGCTGTCAAGTTGACTTAGCACTGCAGAATCATGGGAAAGTGACCAAAATTTGATTTTAAGCAAATCATGTGTTTGTTCATGTTTCCTTACCACCTGGCAGTACcagctctcctctcctttttccttatGTAGCCCCTTCCCAGTCATGTCCTGTTCCTAAAACTGGATCAGATAGGTGTTGATTTATATCATTAATACATCAGCAAAATAAGATAGGAAAATGTAAGGGCTGGTGTTCTATtgaaaatataaagttttttCTCTTGCAATAATTATAGGGGATGGAGTGTTAGATCTCtctacaaagaaaaccagcataaaATCTGAAGAGTCGTCCATATGTGATCCTTCTTCTGAAAATGCAGTTGCTGGGTAAGCAATATTACCTAGGAATTAATCCAATGTCAATATAAATACTTCTTGCAGGAAACACTTAGCGCTGTGCTGAGCAGGACGGACAGGGTTTCCTCAGAAGTTTTGTCACTCACaagtctgtctctctcatcttttcatttgtcctttctctttcttttttctttctgttaaagaAAAGTTATCAGAACAATCACCAAACTTCAATTCATGTTACTAAAATGAACTATCAATTTAATCATGGGGTACAAACTAAGAAGCAGGACAAGTAAGATAACTTGAAATACTCAGGAGGcaatttaaagggaaatatgtaattttaatatttagatttttaaaagaatgaaccaTTTCTAAAAGTGCTGTAGTTACTAATTCTAAAActagcatatatatttatagtttttgctTTAGTGTGGTGGCAAACAACTTAATATTTATCTAGTAATCACCACAAAAAAAGCCCTTTCATGTCTTTAAAACTGTcactaaattaatttaaataaacaattacTAGTGAAATGCTGTTCTGttggatttggggggggggggttgtaacTTTTGCATCTTCTCATTAACTGCATAGAAATCTTTTTTGTCCCAATTAAATCTGAGATAAATTTATTTCAACTAAGGCTGTAatagagctggagtcacaggtgtaACAGGCTTTAGAAGATTACAAAGTTGCATTTGAAATAGAGTAACATTCTCAAATGGAATTATTCATATACATCTTTGTTGAAATTTTCAGTTCTATGCAGAGGAAAGAGTCTGTGGAACTGAGATGTGTGTTTGGGAGTTCTCTTGCTGCTGCAAATTCCCTTTAAACGGGTTGACTCTTTTATTACTTGTTTAGCGGTAACGTCACGTTTCTACTAACAAAAACTCCTTGAGGATTTGGGTATTTTTATAATGGAACTctaattgtaaataaaattttaagtgttgCTCTGCAAGCAGCTTTCAGAGGAAAAGCAACATCATGAgaatatttttacaaatactCAGTTAGGATTTTATGTTCTTGGAAGGTCTGCCCATTGCGGCCACCGTATCATTGACACATTGTCCTACCAGGACTGTAGCGTTTGCTTTGATATGGAGTAACTACTACATTCCACAGACCTAACGTGTCATAAGCAGTGATGTTACCTAAGCAAGGAGTAAAATAAAGGAGTGGACCCTCCCCTTCCATAGCTGTGTGAGAGTCTCTCATACATGAGTTTACCATCGTTTCATTCCATCCATCCAGGAGCCtccacagaaacagagaggacTATGTGGAAAGAAGTGCTGAGTTTGCAGATGGTTTGCTCTCAAAAGCTTTGAAAGACATTCAGTCTGGAGCACTGGACATAAATAAAGCAGGCATACTTTATGGCATACCTCAAAAAACTTTACTTCTCCACTTAGAAGCCTTACCAGCAGGGAAGCctgcatcttttaaaaacaaaactcgaGATTTCAATGATAGTTACTCATATAAAGACAGTAAAGAAACTTGTGCTGTGCTGCAAAAGGTAGCCTTGTGGGCAAGAGCTCAAGCAGAGCGCACAGAAAAAAGTAAACTCAACCTACTTGAAACCTCAGAATTAAAATTCCCAACAGCTTCCAGTTACCTCCATCAGTTAACTCTACAGAAAATGGTCActcagtttaaagaaaaaaatgaaagccttCAATATGAAACTTCAAATCCTCCTGTACAGTTAAAAATTCCTCAGCTACGAGTAAATTCAGTTTCAAAATCACAACCTGATGGTTCTGGTCTGCTGGATGTCATGTATCAAGTTTCCAAAACCTCTTCAGTCCTTGAAGGATCAGCTctccaaaaactgaaaaatatactccctaaacagaacaaaatagaaTGTTCTGGGCCTGTAACTCACTCAAGTGTTGACTCTTACTTTCTACATGGGGACCTCTCTCCTTTGTGTCTTAATTCTAAAAATGGAACAATTGATGGAACCTCTGAGAATACTGAAGATGGATTAGACCGGAAAGATAATAAGCAGCCCAGGAAAAAACGTGGCCGCTATCGGCAGTATGATCACGAAATAATGGAAGAGGCCATTGCAATGGTAATGAGTGGGAAAATGAGTGTTTCCAAAGCACAAGGAATTTATGGGGTACCTCACAGCACTTTAGAATACAAGGTAAAGGAACGATCTGGAACACTGAAGACTCCTCCGAAGAAGAAACTACGATTACCAGACACTGGGTTATATATGACAGATTCAGGGACTGGCAGCTGCAGAAACAGCAGCAAGCCTGTGTAGATTACTGTTAGAGAATGTCTGTGTGTGCgagcacaggtgtgtgtgcacaggtgtgtgtgactgtgtgtgtgtgtgtatgtatgtgtgtatctacatacacacatggaaattACAAATGCTCACTCTGACAGGAGACATGAAATTTTACAGTTCAAAAACCACTTACATGCCTTTTGAAAAAGTTTTATTCAGGGTTTTCACTGTGGACAGAATTATAGAGTTGCTTATTAATTCTGATAGTTTGTATTTAATCCTTGTATAAATAGGTGA
It contains:
- the Lcorl gene encoding ligand-dependent nuclear receptor corepressor-like protein isoform X5 produces the protein MDKGRERMAAAAAAAAAAAAAQCRSPRCAAERRGFRRELDSWRHRLMHCVGFESILEGLYGPRLRRDLSLFEDCEPEELTDWSMDEKCSFCNLQREAVSDCLPSLDSSQSTPTEELSSQGQSHTDKIECQAENYLNALFRKKDLPQNCDPNIPLVAQELMKKMIRQFAIEYISKSGKIQENRNGSIGASLIYKSIQMNQAEHCIQDEQEGPLDLTVTRTQEQTAQQGDGVLDLSTKKTSIKSEESSICDPSSENAVAGSLHRNREDYVERSAEFADGLLSKALKDIQSGALDINKAGILYGIPQKTLLLHLEALPAGKPASFKNKTRDFNDSYSYKDSKETCAVLQKVALWARAQAERTEKSKLNLLETSELKFPTASSYLHQLTLQKMVTQFKEKNESLQYETSNPPVQLKIPQLRVNSVSKSQPDGSGLLDVMYQVSKTSSVLEGSALQKLKNILPKQNKIECSGPVTHSSVDSYFLHGDLSPLCLNSKNGTIDGTSENTEDGLDRKDNKQPRKKRGRYRQYDHEIMEEAIAMVMSGKMSVSKAQGIYGVPHSTLEYKVKERSGTLKTPPKKKLRLPDTGLYMTDSGTGSCRNSSKPV
- the Lcorl gene encoding ligand-dependent nuclear receptor corepressor-like protein isoform X6, encoding MDKGRERMAAAAAAAAAAAAAQCRSPRCAAERRGFRRELDSWRHRLMHCVGFESILEGLYGPRLRRDLSLFEDCEPEELTDWSMDEKCSFCNLQREAVSDCLPSLDSSQSTPTEELSSQGQSHTDKIECQAENYLNALFRKKDLPQNCDPNIPLVAQELMKKMIRQFAIEYISKSGKIQENRNGSIGASLIYKSIQMNQAEHCIQDEQEGPLDLTVTRTQEQTAQQGDGVLDLSTKKTSIKSEESSICDPSSENAVAGSLHRNREDYVERSAEFADGLLSKALKDIQSGALDINKAGILYGIPQKTLLLHLEALPAGKPASFKNKTRDFNDSYSYKDSKETCAVLQKVALWARAQAERTEKSKLNLLETSELKFPTASSYLHQLTLQKMVTQFKEKNESLQYETSNPPVQLKIPQLRVNSVSKSQPDGSGLLDVMYQVSKTSSVLEGSALQKLKNILPKQNKIECSGPVTHSSVDSYFLHGDLSPLCLNSKNGTIDGTSENTEDGLDRKDNKQPRKKRGRYRQYDHEIMEEAIAMSTTNES
- the Lcorl gene encoding ligand-dependent nuclear receptor corepressor-like protein isoform X7; its protein translation is MDKGRERMAAAAAAAAAAAAAQCRSPRCAAERRGFRRELDSWRHRLMHCVGFESILEGLYGPRLRRDLSLFEDCEPEELTDWSMDEKCSFCNLQREAVSDCLPSLDSSQSTPTEELSSQGQSHTDKIECQAENYLNALFRKKDLPQNCDPNIPLVAQELMKKMIRQFAIEYISKSGKIQENRNGSIGASLIYKSIQMNQAEHCIQDEQEGPLDLTVTRTQEQTAQQGDGVLDLSTKKTSIKSEESSICDPSSENAVAGSLHRNREDYVERSAEFADGLLSKALKDIQSGALDINKAGILYGIPQKTLLLHLEALPAGKPASFKNKTRDFNDSYSYKDSKETCAVLQKVALWARAQAERTEKSKLNLLETSELKFPTASSYLHQLTLQKMVTQFKEKNESLQYETSNPPVQLKIPQLRVNSVSKSQPDGSGLLDVMYQVSKTSSVLEGSALQKLKNILPKQNKIECSGPVTHSSVDSYFLHGDLSPLCLNSKNGTIDGTSENTEDGLDRKDNKQPRKKRGRYRQYDHEIMEEAIAMFNC